One genomic window of Aptenodytes patagonicus chromosome 3, bAptPat1.pri.cur, whole genome shotgun sequence includes the following:
- the MRPS10 gene encoding small ribosomal subunit protein uS10m isoform X2, with protein sequence MAAGCLWRRLCQGSAFSINYASRIMQKQCFLPHSDLMGVRLAGSHVDTQEPKTNPLVSISDEPETLYKRLSLLVKGHDKAVLDSYEYFAVLAAKELGISVEKVHKPPKKIERLTLLKSVHIYKKHRVQYEMRTHYMCLELKYLTSSTAAVYLEYVQRNLPEGVAMEVKKTKIEKIPEHIQEPVWDTLPQVEETEVKS encoded by the exons GGATCAGCTTTTTCTATCAATTATGCAAGCAGAATTATgcaaaagcagtgttttcttcC ACACTCTGACTTGATGGGAGTACGGCTGGCTGGATCCCATGTTGATACACAGGAGCCTAAGACTAATCCTTTG gtATCTATTTCAGATGAGCCAGAAACACTGTACAAGAGATTGTCCCTTTTAGTTAAAGGCCACGATAAAGCTGTGTTGGACAGCTATGAATATTTTGCAGTGCTTGCAGCTAAAGAACTTGGCATCTCTGTTGAAAAAGT ACATAAACCTCCAAAGAAGATAGAACGATTGacacttttaaaatctgtacaCATTTACAAGAAGCACAGAGTTCAGTATGAAATGAGAACACATTACATGTGTTTGGAG TTAAAATACCTAACAAGCAGTACTGCTGCAGTTTACTTGGAGTACGTTCAACGAAACTTACCTGAAGGGGTTGCCATGGAAGTAAAAAAG aCTAAGATAGAGAAAATACCTGAACACATTCAGGAACCAGTTTGGGATACACTGCCTCAAGTAGAAGAAACTGAAGTCAAGTCATGA